From a single Shewanella donghaensis genomic region:
- a CDS encoding DUF3010 family protein, whose protein sequence is MNICGVELKGGEAVISLLNYEKDAFNVPECRQISFSISKSVETESIREFHFAFHKLMEDYKVTEIVIIEREQKGKFAGSATSFKLEASIQITDLPVTVISPVIIKEELKRNPPQADLLTLGLKRVQLPAFEAAFAQQNRRMYDKI, encoded by the coding sequence ATGAATATTTGTGGTGTAGAATTAAAAGGTGGCGAAGCCGTCATCAGCCTATTAAATTACGAGAAAGATGCATTCAACGTACCGGAATGTCGTCAAATCTCTTTCAGTATTTCAAAATCAGTTGAAACTGAATCAATTCGTGAATTTCATTTTGCTTTCCATAAATTAATGGAAGATTACAAAGTCACTGAAATCGTCATAATTGAACGTGAACAGAAAGGCAAATTTGCTGGTTCTGCCACCAGCTTTAAACTAGAAGCGTCAATTCAAATCACAGACTTACCAGTAACGGTAATTAGCCCAGTGATAATTAAAGAAGAGCTAAAGCGTAACCCGCCACAAGCTGACCTATTAACATTAGGCCTTAAACGTGTGCAATTACCGGCTTTTGAAGCGGCATTCGCTCAACAAAATCGCCGCATGTATGACAAAATCTAA
- a CDS encoding M48 metallopeptidase family protein has product MAVKASNLHAVTNQAAKQTLAALVTSTDVTAKKQQNAQLKYIAGYSANTIEQVKDLIATDTLKSAILKHYPVVHDIRTDKALYDYTMVFKQQYLKQSAPISKVIFDEKITLSHQALGLHTYANRTQGNKVKAKNEIRISSRLRHVPEPLLRMVVVHELAHLKEKDHNKAFYQLCEYMTSDYHQLEFDLRLLLTCIELGKSPY; this is encoded by the coding sequence ATGGCAGTAAAAGCATCAAATCTTCATGCCGTAACCAATCAAGCTGCAAAACAAACACTGGCAGCTTTAGTCACCAGCACAGATGTAACAGCGAAGAAACAGCAAAATGCCCAACTTAAATATATTGCCGGCTATTCAGCTAACACCATTGAACAGGTAAAGGATCTTATCGCCACGGATACACTCAAAAGCGCAATTTTGAAGCATTATCCTGTTGTGCATGATATTCGCACGGATAAAGCGCTATATGACTACACAATGGTTTTTAAGCAGCAATACCTTAAGCAGTCGGCTCCTATTTCTAAAGTAATCTTCGACGAAAAAATAACCCTAAGCCATCAAGCTTTAGGGCTTCATACTTATGCTAATCGCACCCAAGGTAATAAGGTCAAAGCGAAGAATGAAATCCGCATATCGTCAAGGTTACGTCATGTACCCGAACCACTATTGCGAATGGTTGTCGTGCATGAGCTCGCTCACCTAAAAGAAAAAGACCATAACAAAGCTTTCTATCAATTGTGTGAATACATGACCAGTGATTACCACCAGCTCGAATTTGATTTACGATTATTACTGACCTGTATTGAACTAGGCAAATCGCCTTATTAG
- a CDS encoding peptidoglycan DD-metalloendopeptidase family protein: MDRLQTLFTKAQSLPALHRKLLLSSVFIIAAALLWPTPQEFSSQRIPVALDIEALLPHVTNQSDIKFVEPEVPTFERVIQNGDTLSHLFEIAGIGQQTMYKVLEADLNVLALDTLSLGNRIQFWQDEQQNLVKLELYFNPAYQVVFNRFDDGSYGVEEINIEGIWQNRIISGEINGSFYLSAQRFGLTAAQIQTIETLLSSKLNFSRDLRAGDKFSVLMNDQFIEGESTGAAKIEAVRIVTGRRNVSAFQNIDGNYYDDKGQGLASAFQRVPLDRQYRLSSSFNPTRKHPVTGRVSPHNGTDFATPIGTKVVAPGDGVVSMITNHRFAGKYIVIEHDNNVRTRYLHLSKFLVRKGQRVKRGQAIGLTGNTGRVTGPHLHYEFHVNGRPVNPMKVSIIEASVLPKKQMAAFKNLVNSKQMMMDLG, translated from the coding sequence ATGGATAGGTTACAAACGCTTTTCACTAAAGCGCAAAGCCTACCCGCATTACATCGAAAACTCTTATTAAGTAGCGTGTTTATTATCGCTGCAGCATTACTGTGGCCTACACCCCAAGAGTTTTCATCACAACGTATTCCAGTGGCGCTAGATATAGAAGCCTTGCTTCCTCATGTCACTAATCAATCAGATATCAAGTTTGTTGAGCCTGAAGTACCTACGTTTGAACGTGTGATTCAAAATGGTGACACGTTAAGCCACTTATTCGAAATTGCCGGAATAGGGCAGCAGACCATGTATAAGGTGCTAGAAGCTGATTTAAATGTATTAGCTTTAGACACGTTATCACTAGGTAATCGCATTCAGTTTTGGCAAGATGAGCAACAAAATTTAGTGAAGCTTGAATTGTATTTCAATCCAGCTTACCAAGTCGTGTTTAACCGCTTTGATGATGGTAGTTATGGCGTTGAAGAAATTAATATTGAAGGCATTTGGCAAAACCGCATCATTAGTGGTGAAATTAATGGTTCTTTCTATTTATCGGCACAACGCTTTGGGTTAACAGCTGCGCAAATTCAAACGATTGAAACGCTATTATCGAGCAAATTGAATTTCTCGCGAGATTTACGCGCGGGTGATAAATTTTCAGTATTGATGAATGATCAATTCATTGAAGGTGAGTCCACGGGCGCAGCTAAAATCGAAGCGGTGCGTATTGTGACTGGTCGACGTAATGTGAGTGCATTTCAAAATATTGATGGCAACTATTACGATGATAAAGGCCAAGGCTTAGCCAGTGCATTTCAGCGCGTACCTTTAGACAGACAGTACAGATTGTCTTCAAGCTTTAATCCAACCCGTAAGCACCCTGTTACAGGGCGTGTATCACCACATAATGGCACCGACTTCGCGACACCAATTGGCACCAAGGTTGTGGCACCTGGTGACGGCGTAGTATCCATGATTACTAATCATCGGTTTGCGGGTAAATACATTGTCATTGAACATGACAATAATGTCAGAACGCGTTATTTACATCTTTCTAAGTTTTTGGTGCGAAAAGGCCAGCGGGTTAAACGTGGTCAAGCCATAGGTTTAACGGGGAACACCGGACGGGTGACAGGCCCACATTTACACTATGAATTTCATGTTAATGGACGCCCAGTGAATCCGATGAAAGTCAGTATTATCGAAGCTTCTGTATTGCCTAAAAAGCAAATGGCCGCATTCAAAAATTTAGTGAATAGCAAACAGATGATGATGGATCTAGGTTAA
- a CDS encoding SbcC/MukB-like Walker B domain-containing protein yields the protein MKILSLRFKNINSLKNEWKIDFTQSPFKENGLFAIIGPTGSGKTTILDAICLALYHRTPRLDSISKTSNELMTRGTSDCLAEVEFEVKGKGYRAFWSQRRSRGQVDGNLQDAQVELAQLDDGKILASQIKHKTELTESITGLDFARFTKSMMLSQGQFAAFLNAKANERAELLEELTGTEIYGLISEQVHQKFSQSKQHLAILEAKTNSVELLDDDSIAAKQAEKALLTEQSQQHQQTLEQSQQQLTWAKQLDQAAQQHTASEQQLNIAQEQLQTQQAALAKLAASEPAEVLLPLFEGMTKLDSAHSQLQQQLQQRNDELAQATEQLTQVSNQQQQQSQQLTQAKQQHTDLVKKIDHQVQPLDNHIEQVTFQLTQQQQSLQQQSQLSADLLQKQQGLDAQVQNIDALKAQQQQIIAQYSQGKLIQTRLGMWQQQYAAYAEQTRQQSKLTQQAESFTQQQQTLKAQISTITAKVNSEQQQLTKLDETRQQSQYQLHSLLAGDDEQAIEQQCNSLIAQQPQRSQLLQLSVRYQETQQELSQHTEQQSLAEHNMALKQVELTQVRTLWSDKNQQVKDLSTLLKQEQHIADLTEHRAKLVEGQPCALCGSTTHPLVTEYQSVDISQKELRHQQATEQLANIQTQGAQAKLEFESLQLQLNTALQSISKLSGQQQEYQNDWLQFCQQLGINFAIAEQASDTQASDYVAQTAQLQQTLTQRLSHIRQCKAQLQQHNDHYQQALSAVEQQQHQLSLLTQQLDTGLSGLSDIEQQRVAITNSLNALVVELTESIAQSGETMPAMADFESWIKALQQQLSLWQQACDQQLDSQQQLQLLQQQQQSVATQQQELQQQLQLQQQQLAEVDAQLKQLTEQRQQLFADKQTLTEKQASQTRLEQAEAQLAAAQTQLSQQQQKLDTVNAHIEAVSKQVTVASDELLASQSLWQAELSNSPFASQAEFKLALMPKSERLQLLQLQQQLNEQRLKATTLIEQAKQHLAELQAQGLEHGFDQADLAQVKLQHQQAEAALGEVKQSLWQVSHLLDDDKQKRHSQQQLFEELIQAKQAYDDIAYLHSLIGSQKGDKFRKFAQGLTLDHLVTLANRQLDRLQGRYLLERKQSVDLELQVLDTWQGDAIRDTRTLSGGESFLVSLALALALSDLVSHKTSIDSLFLDEGFGTLDSQTLDTALDALDNLNASGKMIGVISHIEAMKERIGVQIKVHKMNGLGVSKLQPEYRVNSDTQQV from the coding sequence ATGAAAATCCTTAGCTTACGTTTTAAGAACATTAACTCCTTAAAAAACGAATGGAAAATTGATTTTACCCAATCCCCGTTCAAAGAGAATGGTCTGTTTGCCATTATCGGGCCAACAGGTTCAGGTAAAACCACTATTTTAGATGCCATTTGTTTGGCGTTATATCACCGCACTCCGCGATTAGATTCGATTTCTAAAACCTCTAATGAACTGATGACTCGGGGAACCAGTGATTGCTTAGCTGAAGTCGAGTTTGAAGTAAAAGGGAAGGGCTATCGCGCTTTTTGGAGCCAGCGTCGTTCACGTGGTCAGGTTGATGGTAATTTACAAGATGCGCAAGTTGAATTAGCGCAATTAGATGACGGAAAAATTCTCGCGAGCCAAATTAAACATAAAACCGAATTAACAGAATCTATTACCGGATTAGATTTTGCCCGCTTTACCAAGTCGATGATGTTATCTCAAGGTCAGTTTGCGGCATTTTTAAATGCCAAAGCCAATGAGCGTGCAGAGTTACTCGAGGAGCTAACAGGCACTGAAATATATGGCCTTATATCTGAACAAGTTCATCAGAAATTTAGCCAGTCTAAACAGCACTTAGCGATACTCGAAGCAAAAACCAATAGCGTTGAATTATTAGATGATGACAGTATTGCAGCTAAGCAAGCCGAAAAGGCACTGTTAACTGAGCAATCGCAGCAACACCAGCAAACACTAGAGCAAAGCCAACAGCAACTGACGTGGGCAAAGCAACTTGATCAAGCGGCGCAGCAACATACTGCCAGTGAGCAACAGCTGAACATAGCGCAAGAGCAGTTACAAACACAGCAAGCTGCATTAGCTAAACTTGCCGCCAGTGAACCTGCTGAAGTGCTATTACCGCTATTTGAAGGCATGACTAAGCTTGATAGCGCGCATTCACAGTTACAACAGCAATTGCAGCAGCGTAATGATGAACTTGCTCAAGCAACGGAGCAGTTAACCCAAGTATCGAATCAACAGCAGCAGCAGTCGCAACAATTAACCCAAGCTAAGCAACAGCACACCGATTTAGTCAAAAAAATTGATCATCAAGTTCAGCCCCTTGATAATCACATTGAGCAAGTGACATTTCAACTAACTCAGCAACAACAGAGCCTTCAACAGCAATCACAGTTGTCAGCAGACTTACTGCAAAAACAACAAGGCTTAGATGCACAAGTACAAAATATAGATGCATTAAAAGCGCAACAACAGCAAATTATTGCACAATATTCCCAGGGTAAATTGATTCAAACTCGTTTGGGTATGTGGCAGCAACAATATGCTGCTTACGCTGAACAAACTCGTCAGCAGAGCAAATTAACTCAACAAGCTGAATCTTTTACTCAGCAACAACAAACGCTAAAGGCGCAAATTTCAACCATTACAGCTAAAGTGAATTCCGAGCAACAACAGCTCACTAAGCTTGATGAAACGCGTCAGCAATCACAGTATCAATTACATAGCTTATTAGCGGGTGATGATGAACAGGCTATTGAGCAGCAATGTAATAGCCTTATTGCACAGCAGCCTCAAAGAAGCCAGTTACTGCAGCTTTCTGTGCGCTACCAAGAAACACAGCAAGAATTGAGTCAGCACACAGAGCAACAATCACTTGCTGAACACAATATGGCGTTAAAGCAAGTAGAGTTAACCCAAGTTAGAACCCTATGGAGTGATAAAAATCAGCAGGTAAAAGATCTATCCACCTTGCTTAAACAAGAACAGCATATTGCCGATTTAACTGAGCACCGAGCTAAATTAGTAGAAGGGCAGCCGTGTGCGCTCTGCGGTTCAACAACACATCCATTAGTGACTGAGTATCAATCTGTTGATATCTCACAAAAGGAATTACGCCATCAACAAGCCACTGAACAATTAGCCAATATTCAAACTCAGGGAGCGCAAGCCAAGTTGGAATTTGAGTCATTACAACTGCAGCTTAATACCGCGTTGCAAAGTATCAGCAAGTTATCAGGGCAGCAGCAAGAGTACCAAAATGATTGGCTGCAATTTTGTCAACAATTGGGGATTAACTTTGCGATAGCTGAGCAAGCTAGTGATACTCAAGCAAGTGATTATGTCGCCCAAACAGCGCAATTACAGCAAACGCTGACCCAGCGTTTAAGTCATATCAGGCAGTGTAAAGCACAACTGCAGCAGCATAATGATCATTATCAACAAGCCCTGTCGGCTGTCGAGCAACAACAACATCAATTGAGTTTACTCACACAGCAATTAGACACGGGATTAAGTGGTTTAAGTGACATTGAGCAACAGCGAGTAGCGATTACCAATAGCCTTAATGCTTTGGTTGTTGAGTTAACGGAATCGATAGCTCAGTCTGGAGAGACAATGCCTGCAATGGCAGACTTTGAGTCTTGGATTAAAGCGCTGCAGCAACAATTGAGTTTATGGCAACAAGCCTGTGATCAACAACTTGATTCTCAGCAGCAATTACAACTGTTGCAGCAACAGCAGCAAAGCGTGGCCACTCAACAGCAAGAATTGCAGCAGCAATTACAATTGCAGCAACAGCAATTAGCTGAAGTTGATGCTCAGCTGAAGCAATTGACGGAGCAGCGTCAGCAACTATTTGCTGATAAACAGACATTAACTGAAAAACAAGCAAGCCAAACAAGGTTGGAGCAAGCGGAAGCGCAATTAGCTGCTGCGCAAACTCAGCTCAGTCAACAGCAACAAAAACTTGATACGGTTAACGCGCATATTGAAGCGGTGAGTAAGCAAGTTACAGTTGCATCTGACGAGCTGCTGGCTTCACAATCATTGTGGCAAGCGGAGCTCAGCAACAGTCCATTTGCAAGTCAGGCAGAATTTAAACTGGCGTTAATGCCAAAATCTGAGCGCCTGCAATTGCTCCAATTGCAGCAACAACTCAATGAACAACGTTTAAAAGCAACGACCTTGATTGAGCAAGCTAAACAGCATTTAGCTGAGCTTCAAGCTCAAGGGCTAGAGCATGGTTTTGATCAAGCTGATTTAGCACAAGTCAAATTGCAGCATCAGCAAGCTGAAGCTGCGTTAGGTGAGGTCAAGCAATCACTGTGGCAAGTGAGCCATTTATTGGATGATGATAAGCAAAAGCGTCATAGTCAGCAGCAATTATTTGAAGAGCTGATACAGGCTAAACAGGCCTATGATGATATCGCTTATTTACACTCGCTAATCGGTTCGCAAAAAGGCGATAAATTCCGTAAGTTTGCTCAAGGCCTGACCTTAGATCACTTAGTGACATTAGCCAATAGACAACTTGACCGTCTTCAAGGTCGTTATCTGTTAGAGCGTAAGCAATCAGTGGATTTAGAGTTACAAGTACTGGATACATGGCAAGGGGATGCAATAAGGGATACCCGCACGTTATCCGGCGGTGAAAGCTTTTTAGTCAGTCTTGCGCTGGCCTTAGCACTATCTGATCTTGTTAGTCATAAAACCAGTATTGACTCATTGTTTTTAGATGAAGGTTTTGGCACCTTAGACAGTCAAACTTTAGATACCGCCCTTGATGCACTAGACAACCTCAATGCCTCAGGAAAAATGATTGGGGTTATTAGTCATATTGAAGCCATGAAAGAACGAATCGGCGTACAAATTAAAGTCCATAAAATGAATGGACTTGGGGTCAGTAAGCTTCAACCCGAATATCGGGTAAATAGCGACACCCAGCAGGTTTAA
- the sbcD gene encoding exonuclease subunit SbcD, which yields MRIIHTSDWHLGQNFYGKSRAAEHFAFLQWLLSQISQHQVDALIVAGDIFDTGTPPSYARSLYNQFIVDIQATGCQLIVLGGNHDSVATLGESKQLLACLNATVIPGALDNAADHVLLVSDSNDEPCAIVCALPYLRPRDMVLSESGESSEDKQRKLGNEIADLYQRCFTEAQALNLQQTTPLPIIATGHLTTVGASTSESVRDIYIGSLDAFNANLFPAADYIALGHIHRSQKIAKTEHIRYSGSPISLSFDELNSHKSVYLVEFDNDKLADVTPLEIPKYQAMASIKGSLSEIETQLAAYSEQNSNFVTWLSIEVGEQDFLTDLQSRIADLTETLPVEVLQLKRARSQRQQQIQQMENETLTELTVAEVFERRLAQEDFSEPEQLQRLERVKQQFDIVVNELNEVMDAKADKGNAHKETVSKETVSKKTASKETAKTANVQDDNAEETQ from the coding sequence ATGCGCATTATTCACACTTCTGATTGGCACCTAGGACAAAACTTTTACGGTAAAAGCCGTGCGGCAGAGCATTTTGCTTTTTTGCAGTGGCTGTTATCTCAAATTTCTCAGCATCAGGTTGATGCTTTGATTGTCGCAGGTGATATTTTTGATACTGGTACGCCGCCAAGTTATGCCCGTAGTTTATACAATCAGTTTATCGTCGATATTCAAGCGACGGGTTGCCAGTTAATTGTATTAGGCGGTAATCATGATTCAGTGGCAACACTGGGTGAATCAAAGCAATTGCTCGCATGTTTAAATGCCACAGTGATACCTGGCGCGCTTGATAACGCCGCTGATCATGTTTTGTTAGTGTCTGATAGTAACGACGAGCCCTGTGCGATTGTATGCGCGTTACCGTATTTGCGTCCTAGAGATATGGTATTGAGTGAGTCGGGTGAATCAAGTGAAGATAAACAACGAAAACTGGGTAATGAAATAGCCGATTTATATCAACGCTGTTTTACTGAAGCACAAGCGTTAAACCTGCAACAAACCACGCCACTGCCGATTATCGCCACAGGCCATTTAACCACAGTGGGTGCCAGCACCAGTGAGTCGGTTCGAGATATTTATATTGGCAGTCTGGATGCTTTTAATGCCAATCTTTTTCCTGCTGCTGATTACATTGCCTTAGGTCATATTCACCGTTCACAGAAAATCGCTAAGACGGAACATATTCGTTATAGCGGTTCGCCAATCAGTTTAAGTTTTGATGAACTTAATAGTCACAAAAGTGTTTATCTGGTGGAGTTTGATAACGACAAATTAGCTGATGTAACCCCCCTTGAAATACCTAAATATCAAGCCATGGCCAGTATTAAGGGATCGCTTAGTGAGATAGAAACTCAGCTTGCCGCATACTCTGAGCAAAACTCGAATTTCGTTACCTGGTTAAGCATCGAAGTTGGCGAACAAGATTTTCTAACCGATTTACAGAGCCGTATTGCCGATTTAACTGAAACATTACCCGTTGAAGTATTACAACTTAAGCGTGCTCGCAGTCAACGTCAGCAGCAAATTCAGCAAATGGAAAATGAAACCTTAACTGAACTCACTGTTGCAGAAGTGTTTGAGCGCCGTTTAGCTCAAGAGGACTTTTCAGAGCCAGAACAGCTGCAACGACTTGAACGGGTAAAGCAACAATTTGATATTGTCGTTAACGAGTTGAATGAAGTGATGGATGCTAAAGCTGATAAAGGCAACGCCCATAAAGAGACTGTTAGCAAAGAGACTGTTAGCAAAAAAACTGCTAGCAAAGAGACTGCTAAAACAGCGAATGTGCAAGATGATAATGCTGAGGAGACTCAATAA
- a CDS encoding TSUP family transporter, whose protein sequence is MFELTLQLAVILFFVAILAGFIDAIAGGGGLITIPALMWAGLPPAAALGTNKLQACGGSFFASLYFVRKGMVDLKQARLSIICAFVGAAVGTIIVQMIDVTVLELVLPFLILSIGCYFLFSKKISEEDKQQVLTPAMFAFTAALGVGFYDGFFGPGTGSFFALAFVSLAGYGLAKATAHAKVLNFATNVSSLIFFLIGGQVAIALGLIMLVGQAIGATFGSRLVMTKGVKIIKPLVVTMAFLMSFKLLWAQYG, encoded by the coding sequence ATGTTCGAGTTAACCTTACAGCTTGCTGTCATTTTATTTTTTGTTGCGATTCTAGCAGGCTTTATCGATGCTATTGCGGGCGGTGGTGGACTCATCACTATTCCTGCATTGATGTGGGCAGGCTTACCCCCTGCAGCGGCTTTAGGTACCAATAAGCTTCAGGCTTGTGGGGGCAGCTTTTTTGCGAGTTTGTATTTTGTTCGCAAGGGCATGGTCGATTTAAAGCAAGCGCGCTTATCGATCATTTGTGCTTTTGTCGGTGCGGCCGTCGGTACCATCATCGTTCAAATGATTGATGTAACGGTATTAGAGTTGGTGTTACCGTTTTTAATTCTCTCTATTGGTTGCTACTTTCTATTCTCAAAAAAGATATCTGAAGAAGACAAACAACAAGTACTGACTCCAGCCATGTTTGCATTTACTGCTGCGCTTGGGGTGGGGTTTTATGATGGTTTCTTTGGCCCTGGCACGGGTAGTTTCTTTGCTTTAGCGTTTGTATCGTTAGCGGGTTATGGCTTAGCTAAAGCCACCGCTCATGCCAAAGTGCTTAACTTTGCGACCAATGTGTCTTCACTTATTTTCTTCCTTATTGGTGGTCAAGTCGCGATAGCACTAGGGCTGATAATGTTAGTGGGTCAAGCCATTGGCGCCACGTTCGGTTCGCGTTTAGTGATGACCAAGGGCGTTAAAATTATTAAGCCATTAGTCGTCACAATGGCCTTTTTAATGAGCTTTAAATTATTATGGGCTCAATACGGATAA
- a CDS encoding SLC13 family permease, giving the protein MENIPNQSMTEKTNKRHFSILIGNIVLFALLYNFLPFEQGINTGLSILVFAAILWLTEAIHISVTAILIPILAVFFGVFDTATAMGNFANPIIYLFFGGFVLAAALNHQGIDRLIAQKVLQLSKGKLSIACILLFLVTAVLSMWISNTATAAMMLPLALGILHQLDFKEHKKTYLFVLLGIAYSANIGGIGTLVGSPPNAIAAAQVGLSFSDWLEFGLITVAIMLPSMLIALYLFLKPDLSTVCEIKADNVKMTVSAKLTLVVFLATVCCWIFSKPLAQALGGISKFDTIVALGAVVVLASLKLVDWKKIESTTDWGVLILFGGGLTLSAILKATGTSVFLAHFVTDIFGNAHMALFILAVIAFVVMLTEFASNTASAALLVPVFAAIAEPLGLSPVMISVVIGIAASCAFMLPVATPPNAIVFGSGYIKQSEMMRAGLIINFISMFVLFLITNFFWGF; this is encoded by the coding sequence ATGGAAAACATACCAAATCAGTCGATGACAGAAAAAACAAACAAAAGACACTTCAGCATATTAATCGGCAACATTGTGTTGTTTGCACTGCTCTATAATTTTTTACCGTTCGAACAAGGTATCAATACCGGTCTTTCTATTTTAGTCTTCGCGGCTATTTTATGGTTAACAGAAGCGATCCACATCAGTGTTACCGCCATTTTAATTCCAATATTAGCGGTATTCTTTGGGGTGTTTGATACCGCAACAGCAATGGGCAATTTTGCTAACCCAATAATCTACTTGTTCTTTGGTGGCTTTGTGTTGGCAGCGGCCTTGAATCACCAAGGTATCGACCGTTTAATCGCGCAGAAAGTGTTGCAGTTGTCTAAAGGCAAGTTGAGCATCGCCTGTATTCTATTATTCCTGGTAACTGCTGTTTTATCTATGTGGATCAGTAATACAGCGACTGCGGCAATGATGTTGCCACTGGCGTTAGGTATTTTGCATCAGTTAGATTTTAAAGAGCATAAAAAAACCTATTTATTCGTACTACTGGGTATTGCTTATTCAGCCAATATTGGTGGCATAGGGACATTAGTGGGTAGCCCACCCAATGCTATTGCTGCAGCACAGGTAGGTTTGAGTTTTAGTGATTGGTTAGAGTTTGGCTTGATCACTGTCGCAATTATGCTGCCGTCAATGCTGATAGCACTTTACTTGTTCTTAAAACCTGATTTATCAACGGTATGCGAGATTAAAGCTGATAACGTGAAAATGACCGTCAGCGCTAAACTAACCTTAGTGGTTTTCTTAGCCACGGTATGTTGTTGGATATTCAGTAAGCCATTAGCACAAGCGCTTGGCGGGATCAGTAAATTTGACACGATTGTCGCCTTGGGCGCAGTGGTTGTGCTTGCCAGTCTTAAGTTAGTTGATTGGAAAAAAATTGAATCAACGACAGATTGGGGTGTATTGATCTTATTTGGTGGCGGCTTAACCCTAAGTGCAATATTGAAAGCGACGGGTACCAGCGTGTTCTTGGCTCACTTTGTGACTGACATATTTGGTAATGCCCATATGGCGTTATTTATTCTTGCGGTTATTGCCTTTGTGGTCATGTTGACGGAATTTGCGAGTAACACTGCGAGCGCCGCGTTATTAGTGCCAGTATTCGCTGCTATCGCTGAACCACTCGGTTTGTCGCCAGTGATGATATCTGTGGTGATCGGTATCGCTGCCTCTTGTGCGTTTATGCTACCCGTTGCAACACCGCCTAATGCCATTGTTTTCGGCTCTGGTTATATTAAACAATCAGAGATGATGCGTGCTGGCTTGATCATTAACTTTATCAGTATGTTTGTGTTGTTCTTAATCACTAACTTCTTCTGGGGTTTTTAG
- a CDS encoding tautomerase family protein, with translation MPHVEIKYSDNVDLDTHKVFDAVENIINEHDASAGVCKSRAYPCSQYKYSHMLVTVSLLTKAHRDSAFTHQLSVDIEQAIKTHLKQSVYFSLNIEYSLAHYTTNTHIVAGDDLLRLSD, from the coding sequence ATGCCTCATGTCGAAATAAAATATTCAGATAATGTCGATCTTGATACCCATAAAGTATTTGATGCAGTAGAGAACATCATCAACGAACATGATGCGAGTGCTGGCGTATGTAAATCTAGGGCTTATCCCTGCTCACAGTATAAATACTCCCACATGCTGGTAACCGTGTCTCTGTTAACCAAAGCTCACCGAGATAGTGCCTTTACGCATCAGCTCAGCGTCGACATTGAACAGGCCATTAAGACTCACCTAAAGCAAAGCGTTTATTTCTCATTAAACATTGAATATAGCTTAGCTCACTACACCACCAATACTCATATTGTCGCAGGTGATGACTTACTCAGATTATCCGATTAG
- a CDS encoding M14 family metallopeptidase, which translates to MNADEIYSIGTQGMPWAESEKQQWLAAQTIKRSYQEQVCSKVLALKSQFEVEQYGALSYDEQRYPLYLVKTTIDTNKPTVLVTGGVHGYETSGVQGAIRFLETTAKEYSQHFNFVVAPCISPWGYETINRWNPKTVDPNRSFYEGSPAEESAAIMNIIDKLQSDLGFEFIAHIDLHETTDSDNSEFRPALAARDGIVNDNWNIPDGFYLVGDSENPQDAFQLNIINTVQKVTHIAPADDDGKLIGVEFSQFGVINYPCDKLGLCAGLTRAQYKTTTEVYPDSPLSDDENCILAQVAAIRGGLDYLIKA; encoded by the coding sequence ATGAACGCGGACGAAATCTATTCAATTGGTACTCAAGGCATGCCTTGGGCTGAATCAGAAAAGCAACAATGGCTTGCTGCACAAACAATTAAACGCAGCTATCAAGAGCAAGTTTGTAGCAAAGTCTTAGCTTTAAAGAGCCAATTTGAAGTTGAGCAATATGGCGCATTATCCTACGACGAACAACGCTATCCGCTCTACCTCGTTAAAACGACAATAGATACCAATAAACCGACTGTGCTAGTCACTGGTGGGGTACATGGTTATGAAACTAGTGGTGTTCAAGGTGCTATTCGATTTTTAGAAACGACAGCGAAAGAATATTCGCAGCACTTTAACTTTGTTGTCGCGCCTTGTATCAGTCCATGGGGTTACGAAACTATTAATCGCTGGAACCCTAAAACAGTCGATCCAAATCGCTCTTTTTATGAAGGTAGTCCAGCAGAAGAATCAGCTGCGATTATGAATATCATTGATAAGTTGCAGTCTGATCTTGGTTTCGAGTTTATTGCTCATATTGATCTGCATGAAACCACTGACAGTGATAACTCAGAGTTTCGTCCCGCGCTGGCAGCAAGAGATGGCATTGTAAATGATAACTGGAATATTCCCGATGGATTTTATCTGGTGGGTGACAGTGAAAATCCCCAAGATGCATTTCAACTCAATATTATAAACACAGTTCAGAAGGTGACTCATATTGCGCCAGCAGATGATGATGGTAAATTGATCGGTGTTGAGTTTAGTCAATTCGGGGTGATTAATTATCCATGTGACAAGCTTGGCTTATGCGCAGGATTAACTCGTGCTCAATATAAAACCACTACCGAAGTTTATCCGGACAGCCCATTGTCTGATGATGAGAATTGTATTCTTGCACAAGTGGCAGCGATTCGTGGTGGCTTGGATTATTTGATTAAAGCCTAA